One Chloroherpetonaceae bacterium DNA segment encodes these proteins:
- a CDS encoding type II toxin-antitoxin system VapC family toxin: MKYLFDTNIFIYATAKEPEVLPFFALAFLNNNECFYSRVTRIEILSFPLATKHDEILLNNLLNQFFAIPINKQIEDLTIQLRRKKKMKLGDSIIAASALFTESTLITRNERDFEAIPKLKLLNPFASQIK; this comes from the coding sequence ATGAAGTATTTATTTGATACTAACATTTTTATTTATGCGACTGCAAAAGAACCTGAAGTATTACCTTTTTTCGCCTTAGCATTCCTTAACAATAATGAATGTTTTTACTCACGAGTAACACGTATTGAAATATTGTCATTTCCTTTAGCAACGAAGCACGATGAGATACTTCTAAATAACTTGCTCAACCAATTTTTTGCGATTCCTATTAATAAGCAAATCGAAGATCTTACCATTCAACTTCGCCGCAAAAAGAAAATGAAATTGGGAGATAGCATCATTGCCGCTTCTGCTTTATTCACAGAATCAACCCTGATAACCAGAAATGAAAGGGACTTTGAAGCGATTCCAAAGCTTAAACTCCTCAATCCCTTTGCAAGTCAAATCAAATAA
- a CDS encoding ACT domain-containing protein has product MGETNLHHLLRNLSPVLLPDAYFFISLPKVSHELLALQPFAIIQETEGTTLVVNEQSLEALKENNHIQQISAPYRAIKLSVHSSLEAVGLTAAVSSALAKESIAANIIAGFYHDYCFVPALKANEAIQILEKLQQQPKDKLT; this is encoded by the coding sequence ATGGGCGAAACCAATCTCCACCATTTGCTTCGCAACCTCTCACCGGTGTTGCTGCCCGATGCGTATTTCTTTATTTCACTCCCAAAAGTTTCGCACGAATTGCTCGCGCTTCAACCTTTTGCAATCATTCAAGAAACAGAAGGAACGACTTTGGTGGTGAATGAACAATCGCTTGAAGCATTAAAAGAGAATAATCACATTCAACAAATTTCAGCTCCTTATCGCGCGATAAAACTTTCCGTTCACTCAAGCTTAGAAGCAGTTGGGCTCACCGCCGCCGTGAGTTCAGCTTTGGCAAAAGAATCCATTGCGGCCAATATCATCGCCGGGTTTTATCACGACTATTGCTTTGTGCCCGCTCTTAAAGCAAATGAAGCCATACAGATTCTTGAAAAACTTCAGCAACAGCCGAAGGATAAATTGACCTGA
- a CDS encoding ligase-associated DNA damage response DEXH box helicase, which yields MKDFHTPITRPTSQIIQPPHTPLETWFHKQGWKPLPFQTQAWEAYHAGKSGVVSVATGSGKTYSIFLAAALKASSKVTAPGLKILYITPLRALSRDIERALKRPIEELGWPLTVMSRTGDTGASQRQKQKTRLPEILITTPESLSILLSYPNAEIAFAGLQCTIIDEWHELLSSKRGVQTELCLSALRMLAPNMQTWGLSATIGNLSEAAQTLVGSGNPYTIIQSEESRKIHVHTLLPESTDSFPWAGHLGLVMLPELLKTLEIKTSTLLFTNTRNQAERWYQELSAALPKFFHKMALHHGSIDREERERIETGVKLGVIKWVVCTSSLDLGVDFAPVERVVQIGSAKGFARLMQRAGRSGHQPGKTSEILFVPTNALEILEVGAYRHALQEREIESRVPLKKPYDCLIQHLVTLACGDGFDESAVLNAIRKTHAYESLTDEEFRWCLEFITTGGRSLQKYTEYKKVVFDMGRWRIATPRLARLHRMSIGTILSTPSMTVKFQRGKPLGTVEESFIAKLKEGDAFFFAGKMLELVTVKDLNAIVKLASKNSSIAPSWAGGRLPISPSLSAFLRKELASPTGSLTEAERTALKPIFDAQRRYSQIPNEREVLMELCSSKEGRHLFVFPFEGRFVHEGIAALWSFRFAEVLKGTFNFAFNDYGFEILGPHDYPFQELFSAHFLATERLGEEIERSLNMAELANRQFRGIAQVAGLVFNGYPGEKRAQRQLQASSQLLFRVFNDYDSESLLLKQARQEVLEQQLEKSRLEACLERMKNSRLIFQETERPSPLAFPLMIERLGTMRGSLSNETSLEIVERLKREFSAGKRG from the coding sequence TTGAAAGACTTTCATACACCTATTACACGACCTACTTCACAAATTATTCAACCGCCCCACACACCGCTTGAAACTTGGTTTCACAAGCAGGGGTGGAAGCCGCTTCCTTTTCAAACACAAGCGTGGGAAGCCTATCATGCGGGGAAAAGCGGTGTAGTTTCTGTAGCAACAGGCTCCGGAAAAACCTATTCCATTTTTCTTGCGGCAGCACTGAAAGCCTCTTCAAAAGTTACCGCCCCGGGGCTAAAGATTTTATACATTACCCCGCTTCGCGCGCTTTCGCGCGATATTGAGCGTGCGCTCAAACGCCCAATTGAAGAACTCGGATGGCCGCTCACAGTCATGTCGCGCACCGGCGATACCGGTGCCTCGCAAAGGCAAAAGCAAAAAACACGCCTCCCTGAAATTTTGATTACCACGCCTGAATCGCTCTCGATCTTGCTTTCCTATCCCAATGCAGAAATCGCCTTTGCCGGGCTGCAATGCACCATTATTGATGAATGGCACGAACTCTTAAGTTCCAAACGCGGGGTTCAAACCGAGCTTTGTCTTTCTGCATTAAGAATGCTCGCACCCAATATGCAAACGTGGGGGCTTTCAGCAACGATCGGCAATCTGAGCGAAGCGGCGCAAACCCTTGTCGGCTCGGGCAATCCCTATACCATAATTCAATCGGAGGAATCAAGGAAAATTCATGTTCACACGCTTCTGCCCGAAAGCACCGATAGCTTTCCGTGGGCAGGGCACTTGGGGCTTGTCATGCTGCCTGAACTCCTAAAAACATTGGAGATTAAAACATCGACTCTTCTTTTCACCAACACACGAAATCAAGCCGAGCGGTGGTATCAAGAGCTTAGTGCGGCACTTCCAAAATTCTTTCACAAGATGGCTCTTCATCACGGCAGTATCGACCGCGAAGAGCGCGAGCGCATCGAAACGGGTGTGAAACTCGGTGTCATCAAATGGGTGGTTTGTACATCGTCGCTCGATTTAGGGGTGGACTTTGCGCCCGTTGAACGTGTGGTACAAATTGGCTCCGCAAAAGGTTTTGCACGATTGATGCAGCGCGCCGGTCGCTCAGGGCATCAACCCGGAAAGACCTCAGAGATTTTATTTGTGCCCACCAATGCGCTTGAAATTTTAGAAGTTGGGGCATATCGCCACGCGCTTCAAGAACGGGAAATTGAATCACGCGTGCCGCTAAAGAAACCTTATGATTGCCTCATTCAGCATCTTGTTACACTTGCATGTGGGGATGGGTTCGATGAAAGCGCAGTGCTAAATGCCATACGAAAAACGCATGCGTACGAAAGCCTTACCGATGAAGAATTTCGATGGTGCCTTGAATTCATTACTACCGGCGGGCGATCTCTCCAAAAGTACACCGAGTATAAAAAAGTAGTATTTGATATGGGGCGATGGCGAATCGCGACCCCGCGGCTTGCACGGCTTCACCGAATGAGTATCGGCACAATTCTCTCGACGCCTTCAATGACGGTAAAATTTCAACGCGGAAAGCCCTTAGGCACCGTTGAAGAAAGTTTTATCGCAAAGCTCAAAGAAGGCGATGCGTTCTTCTTTGCAGGAAAAATGTTGGAACTTGTGACGGTGAAAGACTTGAACGCCATCGTGAAACTCGCGTCGAAAAATTCATCGATTGCGCCATCGTGGGCAGGAGGACGGTTGCCGATTTCCCCTTCACTCAGTGCGTTTTTGCGAAAAGAACTTGCCTCACCTACCGGCTCACTCACCGAAGCGGAACGAACGGCACTCAAGCCAATATTCGACGCGCAACGGCGTTATTCACAAATTCCAAACGAGCGGGAGGTGCTGATGGAGCTATGCAGTTCAAAGGAAGGGCGGCATCTTTTTGTCTTCCCGTTTGAAGGGCGGTTTGTTCACGAGGGAATCGCGGCACTATGGTCTTTTCGTTTTGCCGAAGTGCTTAAAGGGACATTCAATTTCGCCTTTAATGATTACGGATTTGAGATTTTAGGCCCTCACGATTATCCGTTTCAGGAGCTTTTTTCGGCGCATTTTCTGGCTACCGAGCGGCTTGGCGAGGAAATTGAGCGCAGTTTGAATATGGCGGAATTGGCGAACCGGCAGTTTCGGGGAATTGCGCAAGTCGCGGGGCTCGTCTTTAATGGCTACCCGGGCGAAAAGCGCGCTCAGCGGCAGTTGCAGGCGAGTTCGCAGTTGCTTTTTCGTGTCTTTAATGATTACGACTCGGAGAGTTTATTGCTGAAACAGGCACGGCAAGAGGTTTTGGAACAGCAGTTGGAGAAATCGCGCTTAGAGGCGTGTTTGGAGCGAATGAAAAACAGCCGTTTGATTTTTCAAGAAACCGAGAGGCCTTCGCCTTTAGCCTTTCCGTTGATGATTGAGCGGTTGGGAACGATGCGCGGGAGTCTTTCGAATGAAACCTCGCTTGAGATTGTTGAGCGGCTGAAGCGCGAATTCAGCGCGGGGAAAAGGGGCTAA
- a CDS encoding peptidyl-alpha-hydroxyglycine alpha-amidating lyase family protein: MKKLFQFAFRWALRLSIYVLLAGVALLAWSYFAKPKVVYLDFLPSTPDSLAGYRAEIYQTPAIQTNDAVGVALLPNGNLLALHRADKGYGNREPIQKPVVIEFDRETKSVVKEWGAGMFKSPHGLAVSPKGEVWITDTETNLIYRFTRDGALLQTIGEPHTQTYETLFRLRTSIPIIPAPHRPYLFARPTDVAFTKNGGIIVSDGYRNYRIAAFDSSGKFLWEESEFGNRENAFHLPHGITTDSSGRIYVADRANSRIKVYSPEGELISIWQKPEIGRPFGLYMVGEKLYVADGGNVLDDPTKPLQSQVVILDLNGNVIERFGEYGKEQGNLAVPHDIVADEEGNIYVADLKNNRFVTFKKALP, translated from the coding sequence ATGAAAAAGCTTTTTCAATTTGCCTTTCGGTGGGCGTTGCGGTTAAGCATTTATGTGCTGCTTGCAGGCGTTGCGCTTTTGGCGTGGAGTTATTTTGCAAAGCCAAAGGTGGTTTATTTAGATTTTCTTCCTTCAACGCCCGATTCCCTTGCCGGCTACCGTGCGGAGATTTATCAAACGCCAGCCATTCAAACCAACGATGCCGTGGGTGTTGCACTCTTGCCCAACGGCAATTTGCTCGCCCTGCATCGCGCCGATAAAGGATATGGGAATCGAGAACCCATTCAAAAACCGGTGGTCATTGAATTTGACCGCGAAACGAAATCGGTGGTAAAAGAATGGGGAGCAGGAATGTTCAAATCGCCGCACGGACTTGCGGTTTCGCCCAAAGGTGAAGTGTGGATTACCGATACCGAAACGAATTTAATTTACCGCTTTACCCGTGATGGTGCCTTGCTTCAAACCATTGGCGAGCCTCACACCCAAACCTACGAAACACTCTTCCGCCTGCGCACAAGCATCCCCATAATTCCCGCACCACATCGGCCGTATCTTTTTGCTCGGCCTACCGATGTGGCTTTTACAAAGAACGGCGGAATTATTGTCTCCGATGGATACCGAAATTATCGGATCGCCGCTTTCGATTCTTCGGGGAAGTTCTTGTGGGAAGAAAGTGAATTTGGAAACAGAGAAAATGCCTTTCACTTGCCTCACGGCATCACGACTGATAGCAGTGGGCGAATTTATGTGGCTGACCGTGCCAACAGCCGAATCAAGGTGTATTCGCCCGAGGGTGAGTTGATTTCAATTTGGCAGAAGCCGGAAATCGGGCGGCCGTTTGGGTTATATATGGTAGGTGAAAAGCTTTATGTCGCGGATGGCGGGAATGTACTTGATGATCCTACGAAACCGCTGCAAAGCCAAGTGGTGATTTTGGATTTGAACGGAAATGTGATTGAGAGATTTGGCGAATATGGAAAGGAACAGGGCAACCTTGCTGTCCCGCATGACATTGTGGCCGATGAAGAAGGAAACATTTATGTCGCCGACTTAAAAAACAATCGGTTTGTGACGTTCAAAAAGGCTTTACCGTAA
- a CDS encoding acyl-CoA thioesterase gives MIDFEKINELSMTVLMTPDMANFSGKVHGGSILKLLDQVAYACASRYSGSYVVTLSVDQVLFKEPIYIGELVTFLASINFTGTTSMEVGVKVIAENVREKSVRHTNSSYFTMVAVDESGKPTRVRPVSPETPDEKRRYEKAKLRRKLAEDYRKKMSEL, from the coding sequence ATGATTGATTTTGAAAAAATTAATGAGCTGAGCATGACGGTGCTCATGACACCCGATATGGCGAATTTTTCAGGAAAAGTGCACGGCGGTTCAATCTTAAAACTGCTCGATCAAGTGGCGTATGCCTGTGCTTCGCGTTACTCCGGCAGCTATGTGGTCACGCTTTCGGTCGATCAAGTGCTGTTTAAGGAACCGATTTATATCGGCGAATTGGTCACCTTTTTAGCTTCGATTAACTTCACCGGAACCACATCGATGGAAGTTGGGGTAAAGGTGATTGCAGAAAATGTGCGGGAGAAATCGGTGCGGCATACCAACTCTTCGTACTTCACAATGGTTGCCGTTGATGAAAGCGGAAAGCCTACACGCGTTCGCCCAGTCTCCCCCGAAACGCCTGATGAAAAGCGCCGATACGAGAAAGCCAAACTTCGCCGAAAACTTGCAGAGGACTACCGCAAAAAGATGAGTGAGTTGTAG
- a CDS encoding AEC family transporter — protein sequence MQSTFFSFLVLMGIGALWQLFSESREREAIRSAIGAIVINTFLPALTFTVLYRAPLSAETWQIPVLSMLLCLLLLAIAFGVYRLLMMTFSSILVPLSQGSFGALLLATAWCNATYLGLPVITLFLGEPAARIPILFDLLALTPLLLTFGALLGARFGEGEKQNLLGLFRTVVKLPPLWGAVLGLLFNALHIPLPEFLFQALKMGGAIVSPLMIFSVGLALSFKPSWRVLWATPAILLKLFVSPFIAYGLSLWLGMMGEAHQGVVIEAAMPSMVLTMVLADRFKLDSELLAQTIALSTVCSFLSLPLVWRLIS from the coding sequence ATGCAAAGCACTTTTTTCAGTTTCCTTGTTTTAATGGGCATCGGCGCATTGTGGCAGCTTTTTTCGGAGTCGCGCGAGCGTGAGGCTATTCGTAGTGCCATCGGTGCCATTGTAATCAATACCTTTCTTCCGGCCCTGACCTTCACCGTGCTTTATCGTGCCCCACTTTCGGCAGAGACTTGGCAAATTCCTGTGCTTTCAATGCTTCTTTGCCTTTTGCTCTTGGCCATTGCTTTTGGGGTTTATCGACTATTGATGATGACTTTTTCCTCAATCTTGGTTCCCTTATCACAAGGGTCATTTGGCGCGCTTCTACTTGCAACCGCGTGGTGCAATGCCACATACCTTGGCTTGCCCGTCATCACGCTTTTTTTGGGCGAACCCGCCGCACGAATCCCGATTCTCTTTGATCTTTTAGCTCTAACGCCGCTTTTGCTCACCTTTGGCGCACTGCTGGGAGCGCGGTTTGGCGAGGGCGAAAAACAAAATCTACTTGGGCTGTTTCGAACGGTTGTGAAACTGCCACCGCTTTGGGGTGCGGTTTTAGGATTGCTCTTTAATGCCCTTCACATTCCCTTGCCGGAGTTTCTTTTTCAAGCCTTGAAGATGGGCGGCGCGATTGTCTCTCCTTTGATGATTTTTTCGGTTGGGCTTGCCCTGAGCTTCAAACCTTCGTGGCGCGTGCTTTGGGCAACGCCGGCCATTTTGCTTAAACTTTTTGTATCACCATTCATCGCTTATGGACTTTCTCTGTGGCTTGGAATGATGGGCGAAGCGCATCAAGGTGTGGTGATTGAAGCCGCAATGCCATCGATGGTGCTCACAATGGTTTTGGCCGATCGCTTCAAGCTCGATTCTGAACTTTTGGCTCAAACCATTGCGCTCAGCACGGTGTGTTCATTTCTTTCATTGCCGCTCGTTTGGCGGTTAATCTCTTAA
- a CDS encoding LamG-like jellyroll fold domain-containing protein, translated as MIKNNIHLFMLLLGIFVFSHTLHAQPFTNSMPFTGTSYVEIPHISAYNYSKQWTLETWVRTDTILSSNWQALISKEAVPNRPPSLWIYENVGEVWFTPNERQIGSDSTIKTGVWTHYAAVFDSLKLSVYFNGKFIKETLTTSLPDTNTANLFLGQRGDNLFFLYGSMQETRVWRVARTATQIASAWSDSLRASTYTSPDSGLVGYWRLNDWQNGTVIDYSINKNNGTVKNFGVASARINESKALGFELSQNFPNPFNPSTVIRYNLAERATVNLVVYDALGRVVTTLVNSAQPAGRYEIPFQAGNLSSGVYFYKLTAGNFTSTKKMVLIK; from the coding sequence ATGATAAAAAATAACATCCATCTTTTCATGCTCCTATTGGGCATCTTTGTATTTTCTCATACGCTTCACGCACAGCCATTTACAAATTCAATGCCCTTTACAGGGACTTCTTATGTCGAAATCCCGCATATCTCGGCCTATAATTATTCGAAACAATGGACCTTGGAAACTTGGGTCCGAACCGACACCATTTTAAGTTCCAATTGGCAAGCGTTGATTTCAAAAGAAGCAGTTCCCAACCGTCCCCCAAGCCTTTGGATTTATGAGAATGTTGGGGAAGTTTGGTTTACACCCAACGAACGGCAAATCGGGTCGGATTCAACCATCAAAACCGGCGTTTGGACACATTATGCTGCGGTATTTGATAGTTTGAAATTAAGCGTCTATTTCAATGGAAAATTTATTAAAGAAACCCTGACAACGTCGCTTCCTGATACCAACACAGCCAATCTTTTTTTAGGCCAACGCGGCGATAACTTATTCTTTCTTTATGGCAGTATGCAAGAAACTCGGGTGTGGCGTGTCGCTCGAACTGCCACTCAAATTGCCTCAGCGTGGAGTGATTCGCTCAGGGCATCAACCTACACTTCTCCGGATAGCGGCCTTGTTGGGTATTGGCGTCTAAATGATTGGCAAAACGGCACGGTAATCGATTATTCAATCAATAAAAATAACGGTACGGTAAAAAACTTTGGTGTTGCGTCGGCAAGAATTAATGAATCAAAAGCATTGGGGTTTGAATTGAGTCAAAATTTCCCGAATCCTTTTAACCCGAGTACGGTCATTCGTTACAACTTGGCAGAACGGGCAACGGTGAACTTGGTTGTTTATGATGCTTTAGGGCGAGTGGTTACAACCTTAGTAAACAGCGCTCAACCTGCGGGTCGTTACGAAATTCCTTTTCAAGCAGGGAACTTAAGCAGCGGCGTTTATTTCTATAAGCTCACCGCAGGGAACTTTACTTCAACGAAAAAAATGGTGCTTATCAAGTAA
- a CDS encoding ligase-associated DNA damage response exonuclease, protein MVTVTTEGLYCKKGNFHIDPWRPVPTAIITHAHADHARPGHTHYFATPTGLRAMQKRLGNISGTAVPYGEKKRFGDVWVSFHPAGHVLGSAQIRIEGKDENGRESVWVVSGDYKRTPDRSCEPFEVVQCDTFISEATFGLPIYQWQNTAELAKEIVDWAKGYNGPSLVFCYAFGKAQRLLAEFALLDTPPIYLHGAAIALSELYRECGYTLAPFSPATLPAGGGRKKQSFGQSIILAPPSTHRSEWMNRFQDPQTAFASGWMAVRGKKKQRGYDRGFAISDHADWNDLVSTILATGAKQVYITHGQSDVLARYLREIHHLSAEPLETLFEGEGE, encoded by the coding sequence ATGGTCACCGTCACCACTGAAGGGCTTTACTGCAAGAAGGGCAATTTCCACATAGACCCGTGGAGACCTGTTCCAACCGCCATCATTACGCATGCTCATGCCGACCACGCACGACCCGGTCACACGCATTACTTCGCTACGCCAACCGGACTCCGTGCAATGCAAAAGCGGCTCGGCAACATCAGCGGAACCGCCGTTCCTTATGGTGAAAAAAAACGCTTTGGTGATGTTTGGGTGTCGTTTCACCCCGCCGGGCATGTGCTTGGCTCCGCACAAATCCGCATCGAAGGGAAAGATGAGAATGGCCGCGAATCCGTTTGGGTTGTTTCGGGCGACTATAAACGCACGCCCGACCGCAGTTGCGAGCCTTTCGAAGTTGTGCAATGCGATACCTTCATCTCCGAAGCCACGTTCGGGCTCCCGATTTATCAATGGCAGAATACCGCCGAACTCGCCAAAGAAATTGTGGATTGGGCAAAAGGGTATAACGGCCCGAGCCTTGTTTTTTGTTATGCTTTCGGAAAAGCACAGCGATTGCTCGCCGAATTTGCTTTGCTCGATACACCACCGATTTATCTTCACGGTGCTGCCATCGCCCTTTCGGAACTATACCGCGAATGTGGCTACACGCTCGCACCCTTCTCTCCAGCAACCTTACCCGCGGGTGGAGGAAGAAAGAAACAAAGCTTCGGGCAATCGATTATCTTAGCGCCGCCTTCGACACACCGCTCGGAGTGGATGAACCGATTTCAAGACCCGCAAACGGCCTTTGCCTCGGGGTGGATGGCAGTTCGTGGAAAGAAGAAGCAACGCGGCTACGACCGCGGCTTTGCAATCTCCGACCACGCCGATTGGAACGACCTCGTGAGCACCATTCTTGCCACCGGTGCGAAACAAGTGTATATCACCCACGGACAATCGGATGTGCTCGCACGCTATCTCCGCGAAATCCACCACCTTAGCGCTGAGCCGCTTGAAACGCTCTTCGAAGGCGAGGGGGAGTAG
- a CDS encoding nuclear transport factor 2 family protein, which produces MKKVFLLLLIASTTFAKEGISQTPETVVEAQLKAYNKRDIEAFLATYHDSIEVCEYSGKVTMKGKDGLRSVYGGMFKTLEVLEAKISKRITIGNKVIDQETATFTSKTPEGKLQSNSLTVVVIYEITNNLISRVTFIRN; this is translated from the coding sequence ATGAAAAAAGTTTTTCTTTTGCTCCTGATTGCAAGTACGACATTTGCTAAAGAAGGCATTTCACAAACACCTGAAACCGTTGTTGAAGCCCAGCTGAAAGCCTACAACAAACGCGACATCGAAGCCTTCCTTGCCACCTATCACGATAGTATTGAGGTATGTGAATATTCCGGTAAGGTTACAATGAAAGGCAAAGACGGCTTACGCTCGGTTTACGGCGGGATGTTCAAAACACTTGAAGTCTTAGAAGCGAAAATTTCAAAGCGAATCACCATTGGCAATAAAGTGATTGATCAGGAAACCGCGACTTTCACTTCCAAAACCCCTGAAGGAAAATTGCAGTCGAATTCGCTCACGGTGGTTGTAATCTACGAGATTACGAATAACCTGATTTCCCGCGTTACTTTCATTCGAAACTAA
- a CDS encoding ATP-dependent DNA ligase: MRRFAELIDRLDATTSTKEKTALLKAYLLSVTEQDAAWAVYLFLGKRHKRVLTSRDLLTCFLLVMSAKEIPMPSWLIDECQAAVGDTAEMISLLLQTVSQRGADFAQISPTKSTEEESLAVWMEERIPALAKQTEARRAETLAAWWAGRSQRECFVLNKLITGGFRIGVETLIQRALAEAYEVDEALVAERLFGDFEPRASFLHSLKIPSTEHLTPYPFYLASPLDLKEFETENPLDFAAEWKWDGIRGQLVKRGNAWALWSRDGNLLTQNFPDFASLGEALPSGTVLDGEVVVWREGAIRPFQQLQTRISRKKIRPADLKDSPAAFIAYDCLEWEGKDVRQNVFIERRKLLEEIIVAHSMQHPRLQLSPLLKFATIEALHALWLRAKEEKAEGLMLKRKNSAYLFGRKRGDWWKYKVKPMTLDAVLIYAQAGRGGRAGLFTDYTFALWNEAKTEHVTFAKAYSGLSNDEIRELDKWIRANTKERFGPARAVEPLQVFEIAFEGIGPSKRHKSGIAVRFPRILRWRLDKSAGEADSLVEAKALMKLF; encoded by the coding sequence TTGCGCCGCTTCGCTGAACTCATTGACCGCTTAGATGCCACCACCTCCACCAAAGAGAAAACCGCACTCCTCAAAGCCTATCTTCTCTCCGTCACGGAGCAAGATGCCGCGTGGGCGGTCTATCTTTTCTTAGGCAAACGCCACAAACGCGTGCTCACCTCGCGTGACTTATTGACCTGTTTTCTATTGGTAATGTCTGCCAAAGAAATTCCAATGCCATCTTGGCTTATCGACGAATGTCAGGCCGCCGTAGGGGATACCGCCGAAATGATTTCTCTCTTGCTTCAAACGGTAAGCCAAAGAGGCGCCGATTTCGCTCAAATATCACCCACGAAATCCACTGAAGAAGAAAGTCTTGCCGTGTGGATGGAAGAAAGAATCCCAGCACTTGCCAAGCAAACCGAAGCCCGGCGAGCCGAAACGCTTGCAGCGTGGTGGGCTGGGCGTTCTCAACGCGAGTGTTTTGTGCTCAATAAACTCATCACCGGAGGGTTTCGGATTGGCGTTGAAACCCTGATTCAGCGAGCGCTTGCTGAGGCGTATGAGGTCGATGAAGCGCTTGTAGCGGAGCGGCTATTCGGCGACTTTGAGCCGCGCGCGTCGTTTCTTCACTCCTTGAAAATCCCAAGTACGGAGCACCTGACACCTTACCCGTTTTATCTTGCAAGCCCGCTTGATCTTAAAGAATTTGAAACGGAGAATCCGCTTGATTTTGCGGCAGAGTGGAAGTGGGATGGCATTCGCGGGCAATTGGTGAAGCGCGGCAATGCGTGGGCATTGTGGTCGCGCGATGGTAATTTGCTCACCCAAAACTTTCCCGATTTCGCCTCGCTTGGTGAAGCCTTACCAAGCGGAACGGTGCTCGACGGCGAAGTGGTGGTGTGGCGCGAAGGCGCCATACGACCATTCCAACAACTTCAAACCCGCATTTCGCGCAAGAAAATTCGCCCTGCCGATTTGAAAGATTCACCCGCCGCGTTTATCGCCTACGACTGTCTTGAGTGGGAGGGAAAGGATGTTCGGCAAAATGTTTTTATCGAACGGCGAAAACTGCTTGAAGAAATTATTGTAGCGCATTCAATGCAACATCCGAGGTTGCAACTTTCGCCGTTGCTTAAATTTGCCACGATTGAAGCCTTGCATGCGCTATGGCTTCGGGCTAAGGAAGAAAAAGCGGAAGGCTTGATGCTCAAGCGCAAAAACTCGGCATATCTCTTTGGAAGAAAGCGCGGCGATTGGTGGAAGTACAAAGTAAAACCAATGACACTCGATGCCGTGCTCATTTATGCCCAAGCAGGTCGGGGAGGGCGAGCGGGGCTTTTTACCGACTATACCTTTGCACTTTGGAACGAAGCAAAAACCGAGCATGTCACTTTTGCAAAAGCGTATTCCGGACTTTCGAATGACGAGATTCGCGAATTGGATAAATGGATTCGCGCCAATACCAAAGAGCGTTTCGGGCCGGCGAGAGCCGTAGAACCGTTGCAGGTTTTTGAAATTGCCTTTGAAGGTATTGGCCCATCAAAACGGCATAAATCAGGCATCGCGGTTCGCTTTCCTCGTATCTTGAGATGGCGGTTAGATAAATCGGCGGGTGAGGCAGATTCGCTTGTTGAAGCAAAGGCGCTCATGAAACTATTTTGA